Proteins encoded in a region of the Scyliorhinus torazame isolate Kashiwa2021f chromosome 1, sScyTor2.1, whole genome shotgun sequence genome:
- the LOC140429592 gene encoding large ribosomal subunit protein P1-like: MASTSELACIYSALNLHDNEVTVTALANIDINSLICNVGAGSSAPVVSTAAPVAAEEKKEEKKQEESEESDDDMGFGLFD; encoded by the exons atggcctccacctcggaaCTCGCCTGCATCTACAGCGCGCTCAACCTGCACGACAACGAGGTCACCGTCAC ggcattggctaatattgacatcaatagtctgatctgcaacgttggtgctggtagcagtgccccagttgtttccaccgctgcccctgttgctgctgaagagaaaaaggaagagaagaaacaggaagaatctgaagagtctgatgatgacatgggctttggtctctttgattaa